In the genome of Croceimicrobium hydrocarbonivorans, one region contains:
- a CDS encoding M15 family metallopeptidase, with protein MKQKGKIFLFLLLSWTVNSSFLRIPQFEKADLLGDIDPSRHRDFDKVRSKYCNKESYLREEVYDAFKDMWAAAQADGISLTIISATRNRSYQKGIWNRKWLSFGGDESDRAERILQYSSMPGTSRHHWGTDLDLNALENSYFESGEGAQIYAWLQAHAADFGFYQPYTRFNPYRDAGYREEKWHWSYFPTAARIQRAYRLEIDYSQLKGFMGDTYAEKLDVINNYVMGVAAWPDKAPY; from the coding sequence GTGAAGCAAAAGGGCAAAATATTCCTGTTCCTGCTCCTTAGCTGGACGGTGAACAGTAGTTTTTTACGAATTCCACAATTTGAAAAAGCGGACCTGCTGGGTGATATCGATCCCAGTAGGCACCGCGATTTCGACAAAGTCCGCTCCAAATATTGCAATAAAGAATCCTACCTCCGCGAGGAAGTATATGATGCTTTTAAGGATATGTGGGCTGCTGCCCAAGCGGATGGAATTTCCCTGACAATTATTTCTGCTACTCGCAATCGCAGCTATCAGAAAGGAATTTGGAACCGGAAATGGTTAAGCTTTGGTGGTGATGAGTCTGATCGAGCGGAGCGCATTCTACAATATAGTTCCATGCCTGGTACCAGCCGACATCATTGGGGTACCGACCTCGATTTAAATGCTTTGGAAAATAGCTATTTCGAAAGCGGAGAAGGTGCCCAAATTTACGCCTGGCTTCAAGCCCACGCTGCTGATTTTGGCTTTTACCAACCTTATACCCGCTTTAACCCTTATCGAGATGCAGGCTATCGCGAAGAAAAATGGCATTGGTCTTATTTTCCTACGGCCGCTCGTATTCAAAGGGCCTATCGATTAGAAATTGACTATTCTCAATTAAAAGGCTTCATGGGCGACACTTATGCTGAAAAGCTAGATGTAATCAATAATTACGTGATGGGCGTGGCCGCCTGGCCTGATAAAGCCCCCTATTAA
- a CDS encoding DUF1599 domain-containing protein, which produces MANTSEQYDSVIEHCRSLYLKKHRDYGAAWRILRLPSLTDQIFIKANRLRSIQDKGVQLVDDHMDGEFIGIINYSLMALVQIERGIAQEPDLNEAEALEVFNAQATVAKSLMERKNHDYGEAWRDMRISSLTDLILQKILRIKQIEDNAGKTIASEGIDANYLDMVNYAVFALIKMNEN; this is translated from the coding sequence ATGGCGAATACTTCTGAACAGTACGATTCGGTAATTGAACATTGCCGCAGTTTATACTTGAAAAAACATCGCGACTACGGGGCAGCCTGGCGCATTTTACGATTACCTTCTTTAACGGATCAAATCTTCATTAAGGCCAATCGCCTGCGAAGTATCCAAGATAAAGGAGTGCAATTGGTAGATGACCATATGGATGGTGAATTTATTGGAATCATCAATTATAGTTTGATGGCTCTGGTACAGATAGAAAGAGGCATTGCCCAAGAACCGGATTTAAATGAAGCCGAAGCCCTGGAGGTTTTTAATGCTCAGGCTACTGTGGCCAAAAGTTTGATGGAGCGTAAAAACCATGATTATGGCGAAGCTTGGCGCGATATGCGAATATCTTCTCTCACCGATTTGATTTTGCAAAAAATTCTTCGAATCAAGCAAATTGAAGATAATGCCGGTAAGACCATCGCTTCGGAAGGGATCGACGCGAATTACTTGGATATGGTAAACTATGCAGTATTCGCGCTCATTAAAATGAATGAAAATTAA
- a CDS encoding ABC transporter permease, producing the protein MDRLLTNLNIALDAILANTLRSILTALGIIFGVAAVITMLAIGEGAQAEILRQIELVGVNNIEIKPIVEQKDEKIEEDLSAKEPKRFSKGLDLKDARSISRVLPTAAAVSPEVVIETSVISGGRRRSTKLIGVEPSFFPVSNIPLRYGQMFSPEHLEMQEPVCIIGSGMAKKLFPGKRPLGDKIKVGNQWLTIIGVSQTLNITTQAQENLGIRDYNMDIYAPINTVLSRYRDRAKLRESSGRFDDDEEEEKASTSNNYNQLDRLLVQIDNSEYLASSADVISRLLKRTHNGMVDFEIIIPQQLLEQQQRTKDIFNLVLSAIAGISLLVGGIGIMNIMLASVLERTKEIGTRLAIGAKKKDIITQFLFEALLISLSGGIIGVILGVLASYVISEFADIETIVSPISIIISFGVASITGLVFGLSPARQAAEKNPVESLRYE; encoded by the coding sequence ATGGATCGACTGCTCACTAATTTAAATATCGCGCTCGACGCCATTCTGGCCAATACCCTGCGCTCTATCCTCACCGCATTGGGAATTATTTTCGGGGTGGCAGCGGTAATTACCATGCTGGCCATTGGCGAAGGAGCCCAGGCCGAAATTCTACGTCAGATAGAATTGGTGGGGGTGAATAATATCGAAATCAAACCCATAGTTGAGCAAAAGGACGAGAAGATAGAAGAAGATTTATCAGCCAAAGAGCCTAAACGATTTTCCAAAGGACTAGACCTTAAAGACGCACGCAGCATTAGTCGGGTTTTACCCACCGCCGCCGCGGTTAGTCCGGAGGTTGTTATTGAAACTTCCGTGATTTCCGGAGGTCGACGTCGAAGCACTAAATTGATTGGTGTTGAACCCAGCTTTTTCCCGGTATCAAATATTCCGCTGCGCTATGGGCAAATGTTCTCCCCCGAGCATTTAGAAATGCAAGAACCGGTATGTATTATTGGCAGTGGCATGGCTAAAAAGCTCTTCCCCGGCAAGCGACCCTTAGGCGATAAAATTAAGGTGGGGAACCAATGGCTTACCATTATCGGTGTTTCTCAAACCTTGAACATCACCACCCAAGCTCAAGAAAATTTGGGTATTCGTGATTATAATATGGATATCTACGCGCCTATTAACACAGTGCTTAGTCGTTATCGCGATCGGGCTAAACTGCGGGAATCGAGTGGACGCTTTGATGATGATGAGGAGGAAGAAAAAGCCAGCACCAGCAATAATTACAATCAACTGGATCGCCTTTTAGTGCAAATTGATAATAGTGAGTATTTAGCCAGCAGCGCGGATGTGATCAGCAGACTTTTGAAAAGAACTCATAATGGAATGGTCGATTTCGAGATTATCATTCCCCAACAATTACTGGAGCAACAACAACGCACCAAGGACATCTTTAATCTGGTATTGAGTGCCATTGCTGGAATTTCCCTTTTAGTGGGAGGTATTGGCATTATGAATATTATGCTGGCCTCAGTATTGGAGCGCACCAAGGAGATTGGTACTCGCTTGGCAATTGGAGCTAAGAAAAAAGACATTATAACTCAATTCCTCTTTGAAGCCTTATTGATCAGTCTAAGTGGTGGTATAATCGGAGTAATCTTAGGGGTTTTGGCTTCCTACGTGATTAGTGAATTTGCCGATATAGAAACCATTGTAAGCCCGATATCTATCATCATTTCCTTTGGCGTAGCCTCCATTACCGGATTGGTATTCGGATTATCCCCTGCCCGCCAAGCTGCGGAGAAAAACCCTGTTGAATCTTTACGCTATGAATAA
- a CDS encoding NADP-dependent isocitrate dehydrogenase has product MSNPHKILYTLTDEAPALATRSFLPIVQSFTQPAGIEVETRDISLAARILAVVPEYLSEEQKISDTLAELGAIAKTPEANIIKLPNISASLPQLKAAIKELQEQGYAIPDYPDQANTDEERDIQARYDKVKGSAVNPVLREGNSDRRAPKAVKEFARKHPHSMGAWSADSLSHVASMDEGDFFGSEKSTTLPAATTVKIVQKLADGSEKVWKSGLALQEGEVIDASFMSAKSLEAFIDKEIADAKAKGVLFSVHMKATMMKVSDPVIFGFFVKAFFKPVFEKYEEIFAQLGISPSSGMTPILDKIATLPEAERKAIEADIEACYANGPDLAMVNSHRGITNLHMPNDVIIDASMPAMIRTSGRMWNKQDETQDTKACIPDRSYARLYEETINFCKENGAFDPTTMGSVSNVGLMAQKAEEYGSHDKTFILDQAGTMMVVDADGNTLLSHEVEAGDIWRMCQVKDAPVRDWVKLAVNRARATGNPAVFWLDEERAHDRELIKKVNTYLKDHDTTGLELPIMSVTEATRYSCQRTKDGLDTISVTGNVLRDYLTDLFPILEVGTSAKMLSIVPLMNGGGLFETGAGGSAPKHVEQFVEENHLRWDSLGEFLALAASLEHLAEVGSNPKAKVIAEALDVANTHYLNNNKGPSRKVNEIDNRGSHFYLAQYWARALANQDKDAELKAIFTPVADKLEAQEAQIIKELTEVQGKAVNIAGYFHPTEKLVSDAMRPSASLNAIIG; this is encoded by the coding sequence ATGAGTAATCCACACAAGATCCTCTACACCCTCACCGATGAGGCTCCGGCCCTAGCCACCCGCTCCTTTTTACCCATTGTACAAAGCTTTACCCAACCTGCGGGTATTGAGGTGGAAACCAGAGATATTTCACTTGCAGCAAGGATCTTAGCCGTGGTTCCAGAATACTTAAGTGAAGAGCAAAAAATTTCGGATACCCTGGCAGAATTAGGTGCCATTGCCAAAACTCCAGAAGCCAATATCATCAAATTGCCGAATATCAGTGCTTCTTTACCTCAGCTTAAAGCGGCCATCAAAGAATTACAGGAGCAAGGCTATGCCATTCCTGATTATCCGGATCAAGCAAATACCGATGAAGAGCGTGATATTCAAGCGCGTTACGACAAAGTAAAAGGTAGTGCGGTAAACCCCGTATTACGCGAAGGAAACTCCGATCGTCGTGCTCCCAAAGCCGTTAAAGAATTTGCTCGCAAACATCCCCACTCCATGGGTGCTTGGTCTGCCGATTCGCTTTCCCACGTTGCCAGCATGGATGAAGGTGACTTCTTTGGTAGTGAAAAATCAACTACCCTGCCAGCTGCCACCACTGTTAAAATCGTTCAGAAATTAGCGGATGGTTCTGAGAAAGTATGGAAGTCAGGCTTAGCCCTTCAAGAAGGCGAAGTAATTGACGCCTCCTTTATGAGTGCTAAATCTTTGGAAGCATTTATCGATAAGGAAATTGCCGATGCTAAAGCCAAAGGCGTTCTCTTTTCAGTGCATATGAAAGCTACTATGATGAAGGTTTCGGATCCAGTGATTTTCGGATTTTTCGTGAAAGCCTTCTTCAAGCCTGTTTTTGAAAAATATGAAGAAATCTTCGCTCAATTAGGCATTAGCCCCAGCAGTGGTATGACACCAATTCTGGATAAAATTGCCACTTTGCCCGAAGCTGAGCGCAAAGCAATTGAAGCAGATATCGAGGCCTGCTATGCAAATGGTCCCGACCTAGCTATGGTGAATTCTCATCGTGGTATCACCAATCTTCATATGCCTAACGATGTGATTATCGATGCTTCTATGCCTGCGATGATTCGCACTTCCGGCCGCATGTGGAACAAGCAAGACGAAACTCAGGATACTAAAGCTTGTATTCCAGATCGCAGCTATGCTCGTCTTTATGAAGAAACCATCAACTTCTGCAAGGAAAATGGTGCCTTCGATCCTACTACCATGGGTAGTGTGAGCAATGTGGGCTTAATGGCTCAGAAAGCTGAAGAATACGGTTCTCATGATAAGACCTTTATTTTAGATCAAGCCGGAACCATGATGGTGGTAGATGCCGATGGCAATACCTTATTAAGTCATGAAGTTGAAGCCGGTGATATTTGGCGTATGTGCCAGGTTAAAGATGCCCCGGTGCGTGATTGGGTGAAATTAGCTGTTAACCGTGCTCGTGCTACTGGAAACCCTGCGGTATTCTGGTTAGATGAAGAGCGTGCCCACGACCGTGAGTTGATTAAAAAGGTAAATACCTATTTGAAAGATCACGATACTACTGGCTTAGAACTACCCATTATGAGTGTAACTGAAGCCACTCGTTATAGCTGTCAACGTACCAAGGATGGTTTAGATACCATTTCTGTTACTGGTAATGTTTTACGCGATTACCTTACTGACCTCTTCCCTATTTTGGAAGTAGGTACCAGTGCTAAAATGCTCAGCATTGTTCCCTTAATGAATGGTGGCGGTTTATTTGAAACCGGAGCCGGTGGTTCTGCCCCTAAACATGTGGAGCAATTTGTAGAAGAAAATCACCTTCGTTGGGATTCATTGGGTGAGTTCCTCGCTTTGGCTGCTTCTTTAGAGCATTTAGCAGAAGTAGGATCTAATCCTAAAGCTAAAGTTATTGCTGAAGCTTTGGATGTTGCTAATACCCATTACCTCAACAATAATAAAGGCCCTTCCCGTAAGGTGAATGAAATTGACAACCGTGGTAGTCATTTTTACCTGGCGCAATACTGGGCACGTGCTTTGGCCAATCAAGATAAAGATGCCGAGCTGAAAGCCATCTTTACTCCGGTTGCAGATAAATTAGAGGCGCAGGAAGCGCAGATTATCAAAGAATTAACCGAAGTACAAGGCAAAGCAGTTAACATCGCTGGATATTTCCATCCTACCGAGAAATTGGTAAGCGATGCGATGCGTCCTAGTGCTAGCTTAAATGCCATTATTGGCTAG
- a CDS encoding efflux RND transporter periplasmic adaptor subunit, translating to MKKNRNLWIGAGVLVLILSFWALSGEEEISRDITAKSFLGEFKDVVTSSGELMAKNSEDISGPQNARRFGLYNIKISDLVAEGTYVEKGDMVAELDKTELSGRLSELYNELEKAQSQYTQTELDTTLELRQERSGIESLEFDIRQKKVEIEQSEFEPPATIQRLNLDLIKLEQNLQQSKENYKIKKEQSRAKMREAGATLAQTRNKYESLQELEKEFVITAPKPGMVIYIREWSGEKRKTGSTISPWDPGVATLPDLSQMESKTYINEVDIRKVKTGQEVEIGLDAFPDVKLSGTVTEVANVGVDRENSESKVFEIIIEVNEADSTYRPGMTTSNAIITKTLESVVQVPLEAIFSEDDITFVYMKDGASIEKQEVRIGSRNDEFAVIEAGLEADVEVYLTEPASASDNSIRTLSDS from the coding sequence TTGAAGAAAAACCGCAATCTATGGATTGGTGCCGGTGTACTGGTGTTAATCCTTTCTTTTTGGGCCTTAAGTGGTGAAGAAGAAATTAGTCGAGACATAACCGCCAAATCCTTTCTGGGAGAATTTAAAGATGTAGTAACCAGCTCCGGTGAGCTGATGGCTAAGAATTCTGAAGATATCAGCGGTCCCCAAAATGCACGTCGCTTTGGACTTTACAATATTAAAATCTCCGACCTGGTAGCAGAAGGCACCTATGTTGAAAAAGGTGATATGGTAGCTGAATTGGATAAAACCGAACTCAGTGGCCGACTTAGTGAACTGTACAATGAGTTGGAAAAAGCGCAAAGCCAATACACCCAAACTGAATTAGACACTACCCTCGAACTGCGCCAGGAACGCAGTGGTATCGAAAGCCTGGAATTCGATATCCGTCAGAAAAAGGTGGAAATTGAACAAAGTGAATTTGAGCCCCCGGCAACCATTCAAAGGTTAAATCTGGATTTGATTAAACTGGAGCAAAACCTACAGCAGAGTAAAGAAAACTACAAGATTAAGAAGGAACAAAGTCGGGCTAAAATGCGTGAAGCGGGTGCCACCTTGGCTCAAACCCGCAATAAATATGAAAGCCTCCAAGAACTGGAAAAGGAATTCGTAATTACCGCCCCTAAACCTGGAATGGTAATCTACATCCGCGAATGGAGCGGCGAAAAGCGTAAAACAGGATCAACTATTTCACCTTGGGATCCGGGTGTGGCTACCCTCCCCGACCTCAGCCAAATGGAGAGCAAAACCTATATTAATGAGGTGGATATCCGCAAAGTAAAAACGGGCCAGGAAGTTGAAATTGGCCTAGATGCTTTTCCGGATGTAAAGCTCAGTGGAACGGTTACCGAAGTGGCCAATGTAGGTGTAGATCGCGAAAACTCTGAAAGTAAGGTATTCGAAATTATTATCGAAGTAAATGAGGCAGATAGCACCTACCGTCCGGGTATGACTACCTCCAATGCTATCATCACCAAAACATTAGAATCGGTAGTTCAAGTTCCATTGGAAGCCATTTTCAGTGAAGATGATATCACCTTTGTATACATGAAAGATGGGGCTTCCATCGAAAAGCAGGAAGTACGCATTGGTTCGCGAAATGATGAATTTGCTGTGATTGAAGCCGGCCTGGAAGCCGATGTTGAAGTCTACCTCACTGAGCCCGCTTCAGCCAGTGATAATAGCATTCGGACTTTAAGTGATTCTTAA
- a CDS encoding BT_3928 family protein, which produces MKLITQISRLLVGALFIFSGLIKLNDPMGFAFKLGDYFAPDVLNLTFLSDYTLPLALFIVILEVILGVALLLGKWVNLTSWLLLLMIVFFTFLTFYSAYFNKVTDCGCFGDAIPLTPWQSFGKDIVLTVLISLIFFNRQYIKPLLGPGGQNVVLSLSLAGCIALGYYVLEHLPLKDFRPYAEGKSIVEGMKSAEELNLEPPKYATIYTLKNANTEESMKVNSQNYISEGWWQKKEWEIQSDESETVLLSEGYEPPIHDFSIEMNGNDVTDQVLAAERIFVLVAYDLNKSDSSAYAPLNEFALAAADQEIPFIGITGSLPSLAAEKSEAWSLRFSFGIIDGTTAKTIIRANPGIVMLEKGVIVKKWHAQDLPAFEDLAQSWK; this is translated from the coding sequence ATGAAATTGATCACTCAGATATCGCGCCTCTTGGTGGGTGCCCTATTTATTTTTTCAGGATTGATCAAACTCAATGACCCTATGGGTTTCGCCTTTAAGTTGGGCGATTATTTTGCTCCCGATGTTCTAAACCTCACCTTCCTAAGTGATTATACCCTGCCTTTGGCGCTCTTCATTGTTATTTTAGAAGTGATCCTTGGCGTTGCATTACTGCTTGGTAAATGGGTAAACCTTACCAGCTGGCTTTTGCTTTTAATGATTGTCTTCTTCACCTTCCTAACCTTCTATTCCGCTTATTTTAATAAGGTAACGGATTGCGGTTGCTTTGGTGATGCCATTCCCTTAACCCCCTGGCAGTCTTTTGGTAAGGATATCGTTCTTACTGTATTAATAAGCTTGATCTTCTTTAATCGTCAATACATAAAACCTCTATTAGGCCCCGGTGGCCAAAATGTGGTACTGAGCCTTTCCTTGGCGGGATGTATTGCCTTAGGCTACTATGTTTTAGAGCATCTACCGCTTAAAGACTTCCGTCCCTATGCCGAAGGAAAAAGCATTGTGGAAGGCATGAAATCTGCCGAGGAATTGAATTTGGAGCCACCTAAATACGCTACCATCTACACCTTAAAAAATGCCAATACCGAAGAGAGCATGAAGGTGAATTCCCAAAATTATATCAGTGAGGGCTGGTGGCAGAAAAAAGAATGGGAAATTCAAAGTGATGAGAGTGAAACCGTGCTTTTAAGCGAAGGTTATGAACCTCCTATCCACGACTTCAGCATTGAAATGAATGGCAATGATGTTACGGATCAAGTATTGGCAGCCGAGCGCATTTTTGTGCTGGTAGCTTATGATCTTAATAAAAGCGACAGCAGTGCCTATGCTCCTTTAAACGAGTTTGCCTTAGCTGCCGCCGATCAAGAAATTCCATTTATTGGTATTACGGGCAGCTTACCTTCTTTGGCCGCTGAAAAAAGTGAAGCTTGGTCTTTGCGCTTTAGTTTCGGCATTATCGATGGCACCACCGCCAAAACCATTATTCGGGCTAATCCAGGTATAGTGATGCTGGAGAAAGGTGTGATCGTTAAAAAATGGCATGCTCAGGACTTGCCAGCTTTTGAAGACCTGGCCCAAAGCTGGAAATAA
- the folP gene encoding dihydropteroate synthase: MAKDKAFYQKGSLNLRGKIYSLDQAMIMGILNINPDSFFDGGAYTSVEKALSQARKMQAEGADIIDLGPASSKPGSALIEPEKEWQILAPVIQALRSDMPEMPLSVDTYNAKTAERSFANGVALINDISGGLIDPAMIPFIGESQAPYVMMHMQGLPETMQQNPRYENVVKEVARFFSEQLEKLVAAGATDIILDPGFGFGKSQVDNYRLFQHIDYFKQIFELPLLVGISRKSMIYKSLGLNAQEALNATTVMHTLALQQGADILRVHDVKEAVEVRKILNLNQNFA; the protein is encoded by the coding sequence GTGGCGAAAGATAAGGCATTTTACCAGAAGGGAAGTCTCAATTTAAGAGGCAAAATCTACTCATTGGATCAGGCTATGATCATGGGTATTTTAAATATAAATCCAGACTCTTTCTTTGATGGCGGGGCTTATACCAGCGTAGAGAAGGCTCTGAGTCAAGCTCGAAAAATGCAGGCTGAAGGAGCGGATATCATTGATTTGGGGCCGGCCAGTTCCAAGCCAGGATCCGCTTTAATTGAGCCGGAAAAAGAATGGCAAATTTTGGCTCCGGTAATCCAAGCCTTAAGAAGCGATATGCCAGAAATGCCTCTTTCGGTGGATACCTATAATGCTAAAACCGCGGAACGTTCCTTTGCGAATGGAGTTGCTCTGATAAATGATATTTCGGGAGGACTAATCGATCCGGCAATGATACCTTTCATCGGCGAAAGCCAAGCGCCTTATGTGATGATGCATATGCAGGGCTTGCCAGAAACGATGCAGCAGAATCCCCGGTATGAGAATGTGGTAAAGGAAGTCGCCCGTTTTTTTAGTGAACAGTTGGAAAAGCTGGTGGCGGCAGGTGCTACGGATATCATTCTGGATCCCGGCTTTGGTTTCGGGAAAAGTCAGGTTGATAATTATAGGCTCTTTCAACATATCGACTACTTCAAACAGATATTTGAGCTCCCCCTTTTGGTGGGGATTAGTCGTAAATCCATGATTTATAAAAGTCTGGGTTTAAATGCGCAAGAAGCTTTAAATGCCACTACTGTAATGCATACTTTAGCCCTGCAGCAAGGGGCCGATATCCTTCGGGTACACGATGTGAAGGAAGCGGTGGAAGTGCGCAAAATCCTTAACTTGAACCAAAATTTCGCCTAA
- the cdaA gene encoding diadenylate cyclase CdaA yields the protein MSFLDFSFLDLIDILLVAFLLYQLYRLIKDTVAINVLIGVAAIYLVWKLVQALQMELLSEILGQFIGVGVIALVIVFQQEIRRFLLMIGSTNFTRRKALLRFWRIQGDDDTSLIDYSDLIKACGSMARSKIGALIVIEGDSKLGFYASTGTPIGAQISAGLLESIFAKNSPLHDGAVIVSGSKIVAAGCILPLTEKTNLPSRFGLRHRAALGISEKANALAIVVSEETGEISVVRNDHFQNKVSLDELKLALSDD from the coding sequence ATGTCGTTTCTCGACTTCAGCTTCCTGGATCTTATCGACATCCTCCTGGTTGCTTTCTTACTCTATCAATTGTATCGCCTCATTAAAGACACGGTGGCCATAAATGTGTTGATTGGAGTAGCAGCTATCTATTTGGTGTGGAAATTAGTGCAGGCCCTGCAAATGGAATTGCTGAGTGAGATTTTAGGTCAGTTTATCGGAGTGGGAGTTATCGCTCTGGTAATTGTTTTTCAGCAGGAGATTCGACGCTTTTTATTGATGATTGGTTCTACCAACTTCACCCGTCGCAAAGCCCTTTTGCGCTTTTGGCGTATCCAAGGTGATGATGATACTTCCCTGATTGATTACAGCGATTTAATTAAAGCTTGTGGATCGATGGCCCGCAGTAAAATTGGGGCCTTGATTGTGATTGAAGGGGATTCTAAACTGGGTTTTTATGCTAGTACCGGTACTCCTATTGGCGCCCAAATTAGTGCCGGATTATTGGAAAGTATTTTTGCCAAGAACTCTCCATTGCATGATGGCGCAGTGATCGTGAGTGGCAGTAAGATTGTGGCAGCAGGTTGTATTTTGCCCTTAACGGAGAAAACCAATTTGCCTTCTCGTTTTGGTTTAAGGCACCGCGCCGCTTTAGGTATTTCTGAAAAGGCTAATGCTTTGGCTATCGTAGTTTCGGAAGAAACCGGTGAAATCAGTGTGGTTCGCAACGATCACTTTCAAAATAAGGTAAGCCTAGATGAATTGAAGCTCGCTCTAAGCGATGATTAA
- a CDS encoding TolC family protein, producing the protein MNKMYRLILAFLIMGSASAQSQMLDLKGAILRAQKQSPSYFRAINTAENRYWNYRQFRASLLPQLNLSGSLPNYSSAIDRVTQPDGTYDFPEREQLFLSGNLSLDQNVVWTGGRLSLISSLQRTDVYRPDRRINYFSTPISVSYFQPMFLYNSLKWENKIQPLAYEASRRAYSEDLEDIANETTQLYFVALTSKISMRIAEQNVKNNDTIYKISQGRYNLGKIAENDLLQIELNLLNAENSLTNARLNYEVAAQELKRYLGIPSEEELELGIPSEVPQMEVNLDKALGEARKNRAAVLDFRRRRLEAEQSVAQARGNTNYNFNLSANFGLNRQADNYNAAYANPYAQQQNISIGINIPIVDWGQARSQIRRAEANRQLQEVNIEQDEINFEQEIFLQVMQFNAQYQRLNIAAKADTVAQKRYEVARQRYLTGKISITDINIAQSEKDGAKQSYLQELQRFWVAYYTLRRLCLYDFVNDQVISYKAEY; encoded by the coding sequence ATGAATAAAATGTATCGCCTGATACTGGCCTTCCTCATTATGGGAAGCGCATCGGCGCAAAGCCAAATGCTCGACCTAAAAGGGGCAATCCTAAGAGCGCAAAAACAATCGCCCTCCTATTTTCGGGCTATCAATACCGCAGAAAACCGCTATTGGAATTACCGTCAGTTTAGAGCAAGCTTATTGCCTCAACTAAACTTAAGTGGCAGCCTACCCAATTACTCCAGTGCGATTGATCGGGTAACCCAACCGGATGGAACTTATGACTTCCCCGAGCGCGAGCAATTGTTTTTAAGCGGAAATCTCTCTCTCGACCAAAATGTCGTTTGGACCGGTGGTCGCTTATCGCTAATCAGCAGTTTGCAAAGAACCGATGTATACCGTCCGGATCGAAGGATTAACTATTTCAGCACCCCTATTTCGGTGAGTTATTTCCAACCGATGTTTCTCTATAATTCCTTGAAATGGGAGAATAAAATTCAGCCTCTGGCCTACGAAGCCTCGCGCCGGGCTTACTCGGAGGATTTGGAAGACATTGCCAATGAAACCACCCAATTGTATTTCGTTGCTCTAACCTCTAAAATCAGCATGCGTATTGCCGAGCAAAACGTTAAGAACAACGATACCATTTATAAGATTTCACAAGGGCGTTATAATCTGGGAAAGATTGCTGAAAACGACCTTTTACAGATCGAGCTAAACTTGCTCAATGCTGAAAATTCACTCACCAATGCCCGACTTAATTATGAGGTGGCGGCCCAAGAATTGAAGCGCTATTTAGGCATCCCCTCCGAAGAAGAATTGGAATTAGGCATCCCTTCTGAAGTGCCCCAAATGGAAGTTAATTTGGATAAGGCCTTGGGAGAAGCCCGAAAGAATCGTGCTGCGGTTTTGGATTTCCGCCGCCGCCGTTTGGAAGCGGAACAGTCTGTAGCTCAAGCACGAGGAAATACCAATTACAATTTTAACCTCAGCGCCAATTTCGGTTTAAACCGCCAAGCGGATAATTATAATGCGGCTTATGCCAATCCCTACGCCCAGCAGCAGAATATCTCTATTGGCATTAATATCCCTATTGTTGATTGGGGTCAAGCTCGTTCCCAAATTCGCAGGGCTGAGGCCAACCGCCAATTACAGGAAGTGAATATTGAGCAGGATGAAATAAATTTTGAACAAGAAATCTTCCTGCAGGTGATGCAGTTTAATGCCCAATACCAGCGATTAAACATTGCGGCCAAAGCAGATACCGTAGCTCAAAAACGCTATGAAGTTGCCCGTCAACGTTACCTTACCGGGAAAATTAGCATCACCGATATCAATATTGCACAGAGTGAAAAAGACGGTGCCAAGCAAAGCTATCTGCAAGAGCTTCAACGTTTTTGGGTGGCTTATTACACCTTACGTCGTTTGTGCTTGTACGATTTTGTTAATGATCAGGTAATTAGCTACAAAGCTGAATATTAA